One segment of Candidatus Polarisedimenticolaceae bacterium DNA contains the following:
- a CDS encoding medium chain dehydrogenase/reductase family protein — MKHRRIVVTHYGGPEVVRVVEEECPEPVHGEVRVKVLAAGVSLPDVLAREGVHPETPRPPFTPGWDLVGVVDRLGAEVTGVEAGRVVTAMPIHGAWAEFVCLPERELIPVPAGLDPAEAVSLVLNYVTAFQMMHRTASVRSGARVLIHGAAGGVGTALLQLGRLAGLEMYGTCSPRGASTVSELGAVPIDYRERDFVEEIRRITGDGVDVVFDPIGGDHLWRSRKALRPGGKVVGYGLSTSLRGEGLTSSRPGRRQRFRGTAAFARTIAASWLLPGRRRVVPYSIQTLKKVKPAWFREDLVALLDFLQQGKIRPLVASRFPLAEARQAQELLEKGGVIGKIVLVSAG; from the coding sequence ATGAAACACCGGCGCATCGTCGTGACGCACTACGGCGGGCCCGAGGTCGTTCGGGTCGTCGAGGAGGAGTGCCCGGAGCCCGTGCACGGCGAGGTCCGGGTGAAGGTGCTCGCCGCCGGGGTTTCCCTGCCCGACGTCCTCGCCCGCGAGGGGGTCCATCCCGAGACGCCTCGGCCCCCATTCACGCCGGGGTGGGACCTCGTCGGCGTGGTGGATCGGCTCGGCGCGGAGGTCACCGGCGTCGAGGCCGGCCGGGTGGTCACGGCGATGCCGATCCACGGCGCCTGGGCGGAGTTCGTGTGCCTGCCGGAGCGGGAGCTGATCCCGGTGCCGGCGGGGCTGGACCCCGCCGAGGCGGTGAGCCTCGTGCTCAACTACGTCACCGCGTTCCAGATGATGCATCGCACGGCCTCGGTTCGATCGGGCGCACGGGTGCTGATTCACGGCGCGGCCGGGGGGGTCGGCACGGCGCTGTTGCAGCTTGGGCGCCTCGCCGGACTGGAGATGTACGGCACTTGCTCCCCACGCGGGGCGTCCACGGTCTCCGAGCTGGGAGCCGTTCCCATCGACTACCGGGAGCGGGATTTCGTCGAGGAGATCCGCCGCATCACGGGGGACGGCGTGGACGTCGTCTTCGATCCCATCGGGGGAGACCACCTGTGGAGATCGAGGAAGGCGCTCCGTCCCGGGGGGAAGGTCGTCGGCTACGGCCTCTCCACGTCGTTGCGCGGTGAGGGTCTGACCTCGAGTCGACCCGGCCGCAGGCAACGCTTCCGCGGGACCGCGGCGTTCGCCCGGACCATCGCCGCGAGCTGGCTGCTGCCCGGACGGAGACGGGTGGTTCCCTACAGCATCCAGACGCTCAAGAAGGTGAAGCCGGCGTGGTTTCGCGAAGATCTCGTCGCGCTGCTCGACTTCCTCCAACAGGGCAAGATCCGGCCTCTCGTCGCGTCACGATTCCCGCTCGCCGAAGCCAGGCAAGCCCAGGAGTTGCTTGAGAAGGGCGGGGTGATCGGGAAGATCGTGCTCGTGAGCGCCGGGTGA
- a CDS encoding SRPBCC domain-containing protein, with the protein MPTAKRLQFSVVIAAPPAKIWSTMLELDSYREWTRAFCEGSYYEGSWERGARIRFLAPGGEGMVAEIAECRPHEFVSIRHLGVIAGGVEDTTSETVRAWAPAYENYTLESVPEGTRLVVDQDVTAEYEAMMGEMWPKALERLKGLCERSA; encoded by the coding sequence ATGCCGACCGCCAAGCGTCTCCAGTTCTCCGTCGTCATCGCCGCTCCTCCGGCGAAGATCTGGTCCACGATGCTCGAGCTGGACAGTTACCGCGAGTGGACGCGGGCGTTCTGCGAGGGGTCGTATTACGAGGGCTCGTGGGAGCGCGGCGCAAGAATCCGGTTCCTCGCCCCGGGCGGCGAGGGGATGGTCGCCGAGATCGCGGAGTGCCGCCCGCACGAATTCGTCTCGATCCGACATCTCGGGGTCATCGCCGGCGGGGTCGAGGACACGACGAGCGAGACCGTGCGCGCATGGGCTCCCGCCTACGAGAACTACACCCTCGAGTCGGTTCCCGAGGGGACGCGCCTCGTGGTGGACCAGGACGTCACGGCGGAGTACGAGGCGATGATGGGGGAGATGTGGCCGAAGGCGCTGGAGCGACTGAAGGGGCTGTGCGAGCGGAGCGCGTGA
- a CDS encoding GNAT family N-acetyltransferase has product MIDLRVATEADLPEVRELLREYHAWTGVDLGFQGFERELAELPGGYAAPDGVLLVACLDGAMVGCVAAHRWNDDVCEMKRLYVRDAARGTGCGRALVRRVLDWAREARYRRVVLDTLPVMDQAQRMYERLGFRDIPPYRPNPVPGARYLGLTLE; this is encoded by the coding sequence GTGATCGACCTTCGCGTCGCGACCGAAGCCGACCTCCCGGAGGTTCGGGAGCTCCTTCGCGAGTACCACGCATGGACCGGCGTCGACCTCGGCTTCCAGGGGTTCGAGCGGGAGCTCGCGGAGCTTCCGGGCGGCTACGCCGCTCCGGACGGCGTGCTGCTCGTCGCGTGCCTCGACGGAGCGATGGTCGGGTGCGTCGCGGCGCACCGCTGGAACGACGACGTGTGCGAGATGAAGCGCCTCTACGTTCGGGACGCGGCGCGGGGGACCGGCTGCGGCCGCGCGCTCGTCCGGCGCGTCCTCGACTGGGCGCGCGAGGCGCGGTACCGGCGCGTCGTGCTCGACACGCTGCCGGTCATGGATCAGGCGCAGCGCATGTACGAGCGGCTGGGATTCCGCGACATCCCGCCCTACCGGCCGAACCCGGTCCCCGGGGCGCGGTATCTCGGGCTGACGCTGGAATGA
- a CDS encoding dihydrofolate reductase family protein has product MSKLRVLCFGTSLDGYGAGPNQSLEHPLGVGGPEMMAWFFPTRTWTRMQGGDGGETGVDDTMAAQGFEGIGAWILGRNMFGPVRGPWPDESWKGWWGDEPPYHVPVFVLTHHARAPLKMAGGTEFFFVTDGIHAALERAREAAGGKDVRLGGGVATVRQYLRARLIDDLHLAVRPVLLGSGEALFHDLDLRALGYECARHVAGERAMHVFLRRR; this is encoded by the coding sequence ATGTCGAAACTGCGCGTCCTGTGTTTCGGAACGTCCCTCGACGGCTACGGCGCCGGCCCGAACCAGAGTCTCGAACACCCGCTCGGCGTCGGCGGGCCGGAGATGATGGCGTGGTTCTTCCCGACCCGAACCTGGACGCGGATGCAAGGCGGGGACGGGGGAGAGACGGGCGTCGACGACACGATGGCCGCGCAGGGGTTCGAGGGGATCGGCGCCTGGATCCTCGGCCGGAACATGTTCGGTCCGGTCCGGGGGCCGTGGCCGGACGAGAGCTGGAAGGGGTGGTGGGGAGACGAGCCGCCCTACCACGTGCCGGTCTTCGTCCTGACGCATCACGCGAGGGCGCCGCTGAAGATGGCCGGAGGCACCGAGTTCTTCTTCGTCACCGACGGGATCCACGCGGCGCTCGAGCGGGCGAGGGAAGCGGCGGGGGGGAAGGACGTCCGCCTCGGGGGCGGCGTCGCGACCGTCCGGCAATACCTGCGGGCGCGCCTGATCGACGACCTTCACCTCGCCGTGCGCCCCGTGCTGCTCGGCTCCGGGGAGGCGCTGTTCCACGACCTCGACCTTCGCGCGCTGGGGTACGAGTGCGCGAGGCACGTCGCCGGCGAGCGCGCGATGCACGTCTTCCTTCGTCGGCGGTAG
- a CDS encoding SDR family NAD(P)-dependent oxidoreductase produces the protein MKFLPALMLVLCAVHPAPAEEPPPAPEAPKRAVLVTGASAGIGRKITEKLAAEGFFVFAGARKEQDLKDLDAIPNVDSVRLDVTSQAEIAAAVETIRKSGRPLYAVVNNAGVVAIDPVLSTRDEDFDFQMQVNVYGVFRVTKAFAPLVVESKGRIVNISSISAFLTSGGAAGYTASKAAVEGFTAALATEMAPSGVAVIAVEPGAYNTDIVKKAYDRSVTKGFDGDRSKMKPPDEVAAAVHRALTDVKPKPRYMVVPSPEQAEKTIRSAIDAVVQLNEDQAYTYDREKLIKMLDEAMAKAKGR, from the coding sequence ATGAAGTTCCTGCCCGCCCTGATGCTCGTCCTGTGCGCCGTCCACCCCGCCCCGGCGGAGGAGCCCCCGCCGGCTCCGGAGGCGCCGAAGCGGGCGGTCCTCGTGACCGGTGCGAGCGCCGGGATCGGCCGCAAGATCACCGAGAAGCTCGCCGCCGAGGGGTTCTTCGTCTTCGCCGGCGCGCGCAAGGAGCAGGACCTCAAGGACCTCGACGCGATCCCGAACGTGGACAGCGTGCGCCTCGACGTCACGAGCCAGGCCGAGATCGCCGCGGCGGTCGAGACGATCCGCAAGTCCGGGCGACCGCTCTACGCCGTCGTCAACAATGCGGGGGTCGTGGCGATCGACCCGGTCCTCAGCACCCGGGACGAGGACTTCGACTTCCAGATGCAGGTGAACGTCTACGGCGTCTTCCGCGTCACGAAGGCGTTCGCCCCCTTGGTCGTCGAGTCGAAGGGGCGCATCGTCAACATCAGCTCGATCTCGGCGTTCCTCACGAGCGGCGGCGCGGCGGGATACACGGCGAGCAAGGCGGCGGTCGAGGGGTTCACGGCGGCACTCGCGACGGAGATGGCGCCCAGCGGTGTGGCGGTGATCGCGGTCGAGCCCGGCGCCTACAACACGGACATCGTGAAGAAGGCGTACGACCGTTCGGTGACGAAGGGGTTCGACGGCGACCGGTCGAAGATGAAGCCCCCCGACGAGGTCGCGGCCGCGGTGCACCGTGCCCTCACGGACGTGAAGCCGAAGCCCCGTTACATGGTGGTCCCGTCCCCCGAGCAGGCGGAGAAGACCATCCGGTCGGCCATCGACGCGGTGGTGCAGCTCAACGAGGACCAGGCGTACACGTACGACCGCGAGAAGCTGATCAAGATGCTCGACGAGGCGATGGCGAAGGCGAAGGGGAGGTAG
- a CDS encoding TlpA disulfide reductase family protein has product MSVGLLVTGARAADLPTGPLPSPLRFQRPDGSFVTLDAPGKVYLVDFWAGGCKPCTREAPDLARLAREFGADGRFEIVAPVYGGWRHDQIERLATQYGMAELPVVADPDGWFMKLDVEGYPTKLLVRDGVVLVRELGGGRGTYRKWAPRIREALGKVPPTATPTSPSPSPSPRRAS; this is encoded by the coding sequence ATGTCGGTCGGGCTCCTGGTCACCGGCGCACGCGCCGCGGATCTTCCGACCGGACCGCTCCCATCCCCGCTTCGTTTCCAGCGGCCCGACGGGTCGTTCGTTACCCTCGATGCGCCGGGGAAGGTCTACCTCGTCGATTTCTGGGCGGGGGGTTGCAAGCCGTGCACGCGGGAAGCCCCGGACCTCGCGAGACTCGCCCGCGAGTTCGGCGCGGACGGGCGATTCGAGATCGTGGCTCCGGTCTACGGCGGCTGGCGTCACGACCAGATCGAACGGTTGGCGACGCAGTACGGAATGGCGGAGCTGCCGGTCGTCGCCGATCCCGACGGCTGGTTCATGAAGCTCGACGTCGAGGGTTACCCCACCAAGCTCCTGGTTCGGGATGGCGTCGTGCTGGTACGCGAACTCGGCGGAGGCAGGGGCACCTACCGAAAGTGGGCGCCGCGAATCCGCGAGGCGCTCGGGAAGGTTCCCCCGACCGCCACCCCTACCTCCCCTTCGCCTTCGCCATCGCCTCGTCGAGCATCTTGA